The Thermodesulfovibrionales bacterium region ACCTGGCGAGGGGACGAGATTTAACATATATTTGCCGCTGGCAGAGTCCGATCCGCAGATCGCAGGAAAGAAGGCATCAACTCCACTCTCCCTAGGTGACGAGACGATCCTTTTGGTCGAAGATGATGAAGCCGTCAGAAGGGTGACAAAGACCATGCTTGAGGAATCAGGGTACACCGTACTCGAGGCCGTTGACGGAGAAGAGGCTGTGAGACTCTTCGGGGAAAGAAAGGATGCCGTGCAGCTTGTTATTTCCGATATTATCATGCCGAGACAGAGCGGGAAGGATCTGCAGAAGGAATTGAAAAAGATTGATTCCGGGGTAAAAGTGCTCTTTATCAGCGGCTATGCTGCGGATATCCTTACGCAAAAGGGGATTGCTGACGAAGGAGTGTACTTTTTGTCGAAACCGTTGGTACCTCATATCCTTTCGAGAAAGGTGCGGGCGGTTCTCGATGCGTGATATCAGAGGCGCGTTCTCTTCCAATGGTGGTTCATGAAATGGTGCACCCTGAAAGACGCCTCATTGAGATGAATGGCTCATCCTGAGAAATTGGCAGGGTACCGTTCTCTGTGGTACAATGGTACCTCGGAGCGGTCAGGTATGTGCTTTATTCCCGCTCCTTTCTTCCGGGAGAAGACGGGAAGCGCGTCCTCTTGCGTTTTCCCGAGGAGCCTCTCGCTCAGAAAGATAACGAGATTTTTTGTTCCTTTTTCGGTCAGGAGAAACAGCAAAAACTATCTCAAAAAAGGGAGGAACTCAATGGGGAGGTATGAAGAGCTTTTCACGAGGAGCGTCCGGGATCCAGGAGCATTTTGGGGAGCGGCAGCAGAGGCCATCGACTGGTATAAGAAGTGGGACAACGTCCTTGATGACTCAAAGAGACCCTTTTACCGGTGGTTTACGGGCGGAGAGCTGAATACCTGCTACAATGCCCTTGACCGTCATGTCGAGAGGGGAAGGGCGGATCAGACCGCTCTCATCTACGACAGTCCTGTAACAGGACAGATTCAGAAATTCACCTATCGCGAACTGCTCGATCGGGTTTCCCGTTTTGCCGGGTCCCTTGCGGATCTGGGCGTCACTAAGGGAGACACAGTCATTATTTATATGCCAATGGTCCCCGAGGCGGCTGTTGCCATGCTCGCATGCGCACGCCTCGGAGCTGTGCACTCGGTCGTCTTCGGTGGGTTTGCTCCCCATGAGCTCGCCATACGCATTGACGACGCGAAACCGAAGATCATCATCTCTGCTTCCTGCGGCATCGAGGTGAAACGAGTCATAGAATACAAGCCCATGCTCGACAAGGCGATCGAGCTTGCCAATCACAAACGAGAGAAGTGTATCATCTTGCAGAGACCGCAGGCAAAGGCCGGGCTTGCCGCCGGAAAAGATTTGGACTGGGACGATCTCATGGCAAAGGCCAAACCGGCTGCCTGCGTGCCTGTCAAGGCCACCGATCCCCTCTATATCCTTTATACATCGGGAACAACGGGTGTTCCGAAGGGCATCGTCCGCGATAATGGCGGCCATGCCGTCGCGCTGCGGTGGAGTCTCGAACATATCTATGATACAAAGCCCGGCGAGGTCTACTGGGCGGCGTCTGATGTCGGTTGGGTCGTTGGTCATTCCTACATTGTGTACGGTCCTCTCATGACCGGCTGCACGACAGTGCTCTACGAAGGGAAACCTGTCGGGACACCCGATCCTGGAGCATTCTGGAGGGTGATTTCCGAGCATGGCGTGAAGACACTCTTTACAGCTCCCACAGCCTTTCGCGCGATAAAGAGAGACGACCCCCAGGGAGAGTACGTAAAGAAGTACGATCTCTCCTATTTCCGCTATCTCTTTCTTGCCGGAGAACGGCTTGACCCCGACACCTATCACTGGGCTCATAATCTGCTGAAAAAGCCCGTCATAGACCACTGGTGGCAGACCGAGACGGGATGGCCTATCACGGCAAACTGCATGGGCATAGAGCCCTTCCCTATCAAGCCCGGCTCCTCGACAAAGCCCGTTCCCGGATTCGATGTCAAGATCGTCAACAGCGAAGGCAAGGAGCTGGGACCGGACACGGAAGGCATTGTGGCTATTAAACTGCCTCTTCCCCCCGGAACCCTACCGACACTCTGGCAGGCGGATCAGAGGTTTCTACAGTCCTATTTAAGTATGTTCCCGAAATACTATTTCACTGGTGACGGAGGCTTTGTGGACGATGACGGGTATATCTTCATCATGGGGCGCGTGGACGATGTGATCAATGTGGCAGGTCACCGGCTCTCGACAGGAGAGATGGAGGAGATCATCGCCACCCATCCCGACGTTGCAGAGTGTGCGGTCATCGGCGCCCGTGATTCCCTGAAAGGTCAGGTCCCTATTGGCCTTGTTGTTATAAAGGCCGGCGTAAACCGGAACAGGGAGGAGATCAAGAATGAACTTGTTCAGTTGATCCGGGAGGAGATCGGGGCCATCGCCTCCTTCAAAGAGGCTGCTGTTGTCGCCAGATTGCCGAAAACGCGTTCCGGCAAGATATTGAGGGGTACAATGAGAAAGATCGCCGACGGTGAAGATTATAAGGTCCCCTCGACGATCGATGATCCTGCGATTCTCGGAGAGATAGAAGAGGCACTGAAGCAGATGGGGTATGGAAGAAGATAGGGCAGATCTCCGGCCATAACGCGGGAGTTCTTTTCATCAAACTATAGGGCATCTTGAAAAAAGGATTGGCATTAGGCGATATTGAGCTCATCTGGCTTAACGGCGGAACCTTTGAACTAGACGGTGGAGCGATGTTCGGGGTCGTGCCGAAGGTCCTGTGGTCGAAGAAATACCCCTCGAATGAAGAGAATTATATTCCTATGACCGCCTCACCGATCCTGGTAAAGACGCCCGGTCCCCTTATCATCATCGAATCGGGGCTGGGAAATAAGCTGACGGAAAAACAGAAGAAGATCTTCAGGGTGAGAGATGAATGGTCAGTCCCCGACGACCTGCGTTCCCTCGGGATCGGGAGGGAAGATATAGACGTTGTGGTCCTCACCCATTATGATTTTGACCACGCAGGCGGCGTTGTTATGACCGATGAGACGGGAACCCCGACCCTCACCTTTCCGCGGGCAAAGCATATTATCCAGAAAAAGGAATGGGAAGATGTATTGAACCCGAACAAGAGATCGGCGAACACGTACTGGCCGATAAACAATGAGCTCCTCAGAGAGAGCAGATATCTCGAACTCCTCGATGGCGACAGCGAGATTACCGAGGGAGTGAAGGCCATCTTCACCGGCGGCCATAACAGAGGGCATCAGATTGTGAGGATCGAATCGCAGGGTCAGATAGCTGTTCATTTAGGAGATCTCCTCCCTACCCATGCCCATGTGAATCCTCTCTGGATCATGGCCTACGATAACTTCCCTCTTGAATCGATCAGGCTGAAGGAAGATATCGAGAGGCAGTATATTTCAGAGGGAGCTTGGTTCACCTTTTACCATGATGCCTTTGCGCTGGCATGCAAGTTTGACGAAGATGGCAGGGTGACCGACAGAGTGACGTGACGACGTGACAACGGTGCTCTATCCTTCCATTTTTCATATCACTCGGCAGAATTTTCTTTCGTTGCGATTTTAACCTGATATCAGGTATAAAAGAGGGACGTTGGTTTTCCATCTCTGCGTTGCTGGTGGAACGGATATGGGAGATGTTCATTGAGGCGGCAAAGACATGCCGTTGGCGTGCCACGACAACAGGAGAGATGAGGGTGAAATCTCATCGACCTCCTGTTTTTCTGAGCGGAGGTTCTGACAAATGAAGTCCAGGGAGAAATTATCCTGTTTGATATTCAGCCGCGGCGTGAGCCGTAGAGAGTTTCTTGCCGCAGGACTGGTGACGACGGCTGCATGTCTTTTCCCCTATAAGGCCGTCGTTGAGGCTTCAAGAGCTGTTTCTCCTGAACGGGTGCTCTCCTTTTATAACACCCATACCGGCGAGAACCTGAAGACCGTTTATTGGAGCGACGGAACATATGTGCCGCAGGGACTGGCCGACGTCAACGCCATATTGCGGGACCACCGTACTGGAGAGGTGAAGGAGATCGACACCGATCTCCTGGATCTCCTTTTTAACCTCAAGGAGAAGATGGGAAGCGCTGGCCCCTTCCATATCATTTCCGGCTATCGTTCGCCGGAAACGAATGCATTTCTGAATATGATCAGTAAAGGAGTGGTAAAGAACAGCCTCCATATTCAGGGAAAGGCCATCGATATACGTCTTCCCGGGCGTGAACTGAAAACCCTGCAGCGCGCTGCTCTTGATCTGAGAAGAGGAGGGGTGGGGTATTACCCCGGCTCAGATTTTGTCCATGTGGATGTAGGAAGATTCCGCTTCTGGTAGGTCGGGAAGCGGAGATACGCTTCATATCTCCTTCTCTCTTCCCGAACCTGTAGTGATAGGTGCCGCTACCTGATCTGAAGGTTTCAGGGAGGAATGTTGTCCTTCCGGATACATTCATTCTTAAACACTGTGACACAGCGGTCATGATTCTCCTATTGTGCCATTGCATATCGCGGAATAATTACCGTCATTTTACGGGGTCGATGTGGTATTATAGTGAAAACCGTTATTACCATTGAGATCGAGGAGGGGTTTCCCCTGTCGGACATTGCACAATTTCAGCTTGCCAATGCTGCTCATCATGACAACCCTTTCGGTAAGATGGTCGGGCGAACCCCAGGATGCGAGGAGATAAGGTGCGGTCGAGAATTGCGGGTTTGATCTTTTTGGGTATCGTTCTTTTTGCCGGTTCTGCTCTGGCTCAGGACCCTCTCAACCGTTTGAAGGACGAGACACTGGCGTATTTCGCGCCAATGAAGGGGAAGATACTGTCTGTGAAAGGTTCCCTTATCACTTCCGATCTTGGAACAAAGTCAGGCATAAAGGCCGGAATGAGGTTCACCGTTCTGAGGGTGGGCGAGCCTTTTTTCCATCCCGTGACCAAGGAACCTTTGGGTAAGATGGAGGCGCTTGTCGGGTCTGCAGTAGTGAAGGATGCGGGGCCTGACAACTCCACATTGACCGTAATAACGGGTGACGTCAAGGCAGGAGATATCCTCCAGATTTCGGAGACGAAGGTGAGGGTCTTTTTTTATCAGGACAAGAGTGTTGAATGGGGTCTTGGAGAGCATTACTACCGTCTGTTGAAGGAAAGCAACAGGGTCGAGTTCATCGACACGGCCCTTGATTCCGGTGAAGATTCTGCGATACTGTCGGATGCGAAACAGAAGGGCGCTCAGATCGCCCTTATCCTCAGGGCTGATGAGTCGGGGGGCGACACTTTTGTCAGGCAGAGACTCTTCTGGGTTGACGATTCATCGAAGATCGCCGACAGCGCGGTGAAGGTCGACAAGACCTTCCAGAAAGAGGTGAGTCTCGCGGATAGCAGGTATGCCCCTTTTGCCTCAGCAGGCGATGCCATGCTCTTTTTCGATCTTCCCTTTAGCGGGAGGCTTGTCGCCTCGGGTGATGTGAACGGAGACGGGAAACTGGAGATGATCCTGACGAGCGGAAGATACGTACGGGTCTATGCGCCGGGTCAAAGCCTCCAGAACCTCTATGAGATAAAGGGGAATGCCTCTGACGACTTCCTCTGGATCGATACCCTCGATATCGACGGAGACGGCAAGGACGAGATTATTGTGACGTCCCTGCAGGGCGGCCGGGATATCGTCTCCTATGTCTATGGACTGAAAGACGCTGGGTTTGCCGTGCTCTGGAAGAGCAACCTCTTTCTCAGACGGCTGGACGATGGTCTCATCGCTCAGGAGTTTGAGAGGGGGGAAGGCTTTTCCGGCCCTGTTTACAGGATTATCTATGAGAAGGGGCAATTCAAGAAGGGCAGTCCCCTGAAACTCCCGAAGGGCGTGAACATCTACGATTTTGCCGTGATCGATGGTCCTGACGGCATGAAATATACCCTCGCCTATAACGAAAACGGCATGCTGAATCTTTACAACCCTGAGGGGTTAAAGGTCTGGAACAACAGTGAGCCTTCAACGGGGTTCGAGACGAGCTTTAAGAAAGAAGCCCCTACGATCATGGTGGACAGAGGTGTCTGGACGGTCAAAGACAGGCTGCTGTCCAGGAATAGAGAGGTTTTTGCCGTGAAGAGGGTGCCCCTCGCGAACGTGGCGCGGGGGCTGGGATACAAGAGTTCCCAGATAAAGTCGCTCTTCTGGACAGGACTTTCGATGGACGAAAGGGTGCTCGTTGACTCCATATCGGGGTCTGTTCTGGACTATGCAATTGCGGGGGACCTCCTCGTTGTGCTGAGCAAGCCGCTCTTCGGCATAAAGCCGATGAACATCCTGAAAGGCGAGAGTCCGATGGGGACGATGCTCTATGTCTACTCCCTGAAGGGAAGGTAGGAGGACATGTTATTATCCGGCAGAATTCCCGCACATATTGCCATTATCATGGA contains the following coding sequences:
- a CDS encoding MBL fold metallo-hydrolase, with amino-acid sequence MKKGLALGDIELIWLNGGTFELDGGAMFGVVPKVLWSKKYPSNEENYIPMTASPILVKTPGPLIIIESGLGNKLTEKQKKIFRVRDEWSVPDDLRSLGIGREDIDVVVLTHYDFDHAGGVVMTDETGTPTLTFPRAKHIIQKKEWEDVLNPNKRSANTYWPINNELLRESRYLELLDGDSEITEGVKAIFTGGHNRGHQIVRIESQGQIAVHLGDLLPTHAHVNPLWIMAYDNFPLESIRLKEDIERQYISEGAWFTFYHDAFALACKFDEDGRVTDRVT
- a CDS encoding propionyl-CoA synthetase, yielding MCFIPAPFFREKTGSASSCVFPRSLSLRKITRFFVPFSVRRNSKNYLKKGRNSMGRYEELFTRSVRDPGAFWGAAAEAIDWYKKWDNVLDDSKRPFYRWFTGGELNTCYNALDRHVERGRADQTALIYDSPVTGQIQKFTYRELLDRVSRFAGSLADLGVTKGDTVIIYMPMVPEAAVAMLACARLGAVHSVVFGGFAPHELAIRIDDAKPKIIISASCGIEVKRVIEYKPMLDKAIELANHKREKCIILQRPQAKAGLAAGKDLDWDDLMAKAKPAACVPVKATDPLYILYTSGTTGVPKGIVRDNGGHAVALRWSLEHIYDTKPGEVYWAASDVGWVVGHSYIVYGPLMTGCTTVLYEGKPVGTPDPGAFWRVISEHGVKTLFTAPTAFRAIKRDDPQGEYVKKYDLSYFRYLFLAGERLDPDTYHWAHNLLKKPVIDHWWQTETGWPITANCMGIEPFPIKPGSSTKPVPGFDVKIVNSEGKELGPDTEGIVAIKLPLPPGTLPTLWQADQRFLQSYLSMFPKYYFTGDGGFVDDDGYIFIMGRVDDVINVAGHRLSTGEMEEIIATHPDVAECAVIGARDSLKGQVPIGLVVIKAGVNRNREEIKNELVQLIREEIGAIASFKEAAVVARLPKTRSGKILRGTMRKIADGEDYKVPSTIDDPAILGEIEEALKQMGYGRR
- a CDS encoding VCBS repeat-containing protein, whose amino-acid sequence is MRSRIAGLIFLGIVLFAGSALAQDPLNRLKDETLAYFAPMKGKILSVKGSLITSDLGTKSGIKAGMRFTVLRVGEPFFHPVTKEPLGKMEALVGSAVVKDAGPDNSTLTVITGDVKAGDILQISETKVRVFFYQDKSVEWGLGEHYYRLLKESNRVEFIDTALDSGEDSAILSDAKQKGAQIALILRADESGGDTFVRQRLFWVDDSSKIADSAVKVDKTFQKEVSLADSRYAPFASAGDAMLFFDLPFSGRLVASGDVNGDGKLEMILTSGRYVRVYAPGQSLQNLYEIKGNASDDFLWIDTLDIDGDGKDEIIVTSLQGGRDIVSYVYGLKDAGFAVLWKSNLFLRRLDDGLIAQEFERGEGFSGPVYRIIYEKGQFKKGSPLKLPKGVNIYDFAVIDGPDGMKYTLAYNENGMLNLYNPEGLKVWNNSEPSTGFETSFKKEAPTIMVDRGVWTVKDRLLSRNREVFAVKRVPLANVARGLGYKSSQIKSLFWTGLSMDERVLVDSISGSVLDYAIAGDLLVVLSKPLFGIKPMNILKGESPMGTMLYVYSLKGR
- a CDS encoding DUF882 domain-containing protein encodes the protein MKSREKLSCLIFSRGVSRREFLAAGLVTTAACLFPYKAVVEASRAVSPERVLSFYNTHTGENLKTVYWSDGTYVPQGLADVNAILRDHRTGEVKEIDTDLLDLLFNLKEKMGSAGPFHIISGYRSPETNAFLNMISKGVVKNSLHIQGKAIDIRLPGRELKTLQRAALDLRRGGVGYYPGSDFVHVDVGRFRFW